A single region of the Plasmodium malariae genome assembly, chromosome: 7 genome encodes:
- the PmUG01_07010300 gene encoding fam-m protein: MEQKIKSIIRIKIALFILLTWICYFNYVRSTFNTFSDNKCIHNTKLIIFNYRILGKYKNDNDSQIVGLKENTSINAEYGKKYMFKKKNGSKRKNEKSNRKLLNKAHYYTEVIDYNNGIFDGKNFHFEKKWLRKKDYDDSLEKQRRIAHISLKKIKFRSYGFAVVIFFLFFLFGIGMPILHGLGPLKDMLESVEKLIVDKKHYFYLMLFASIIIVLGVTLIMTIPKILRNNEKYRRIKLMNE, from the exons atggaacaaaaaattaaatcaaTCATACGTATTAAAATTGCTTTGTTTATCCTCTTAACGTGGATATGCTATTTTAACTATGTCAGG aGCACTTTTAATACATTCTCAGACAATAAGTGCatacataatacaaaattaattatatttaattatcgAATActaggaaaatataaaaatgataatgattCGCAAATTGTGGGGTTAAAAGAAAACACATCAATCAATGCAGAATacggaaaaaaatatatgtttaagaagaaaaatgggagcaaacgaaaaaacgaaaaatctaatagaaaattattaaataaggcTCATTATTATACCGAAGttatagattataataatggaatattTGATGGGAaaaatttccattttgaaaaaaaatggttaAGGAAAAAAGATTATGATGATTCTCTAGAAAAACAAAGGAGAATTGCtcatatatctttaaaaaaaataaaatttagaagtTACGGATTTGCagttgttatattttttctttttttcttgtttggAATAGGAATGCCCATATTACATGGGTTAGGGCCCTTGAAAGATATGTTGGAATctgtagaaaaattaatagttGATAAAAAACATTACTTTTATCTAATGTTATTTGCTTCAATTATTATAGTGTTAGGGGTAACACTTATAATGACGATTCCTAAGAtcttaagaaataatgaaaaatatagaagaatTAAGTTAATGAATGagtaa